AACCACCAGGTATGTTCTTTCTGCCCATGTCCTtagaatgtaatgaatatgtacaCACTTTGTCTTTAAATATGTAGTCAGTGCTTCTCTCAGTGTGCATGTTGGTGGGAAACATCCGCCATGCACCCAGCACTGTAATAAAGGGAATACTTGCTTGACAAAACTCACTGGCGTGTCAAGTTACTCTGTCAGTTTTCTCAGCATCTCTACTTCCCACAGCTTCCTCTTGGATAAACTGGCTGTTTATAGCTTGAACTAATGTACTATTTGTTAGGCAAAAAGCCGTCTGAATGGCCTGGCCTAGGGAGTCATGAGTAGATTTAAATGTGGTTCACCAGGTCTTCATATTGGGTCCAGGCttgtttaacatttttgttgGTGATCTTGGTGAGTGGATTGAGTACACACTAggtaagtttgcagatgagcaaaatgagaaagaatttttaatcaaaatcacAACCCTGGTCAACCTTCTCCTGTTAACTGATGCATTTCTAATGCATGCTgcctgcagaggaaaaaaagaagaattaagagaaaaatgtcaCTTCTCAATATTTACTGGTACAGTAAATGTTGAATACCAGGGCTAGGAAAAACATGATTTCCAGCAGATATAAGAGCAGAGATAAATATATTGAGAAATTAATCTCTAAAGATTTGTAAAAAATACTACAGTAATTCCTCCGTTTCATTCTCATTTCTTCCCACAGCTACCATGTTAACAGGGCTTGGTGCTTAAAGTCAGACTGAGTACTTTTACCAGGGATCCTGTGGGAGTaatctttgtaattttttaCCTGTCCTATGTATTTGCAATTGAATGCTGGTCCTCATGTACTTGTATTACTGTGTCTGTAGGTCTTGTGGGAAAGAGGAATAGAAGCTGTTATGCTTTTGTGGAAGTGGGTACAAGAGGGCATCTATACAGCAGAAGCAGGCATGAAAGCATCAGAATGACAAAGAATGTCAGAAGAACTGATATCCGTAGTAACTGCTGAAAATGCTGTTAAGCATTCAAATAGAGCACAATAGCTGTAAGATATATTATGGTACTGAATAGTATATATACTGTATGTTTGAATGGTTAAAATTACCCAGAGATGTTAAGTCTGAACCCccttaaatttttttttgcctttgccAAATGTATTGTCTGGTTAATATTTGTGTATCAGTTTCTGGTTAGAACTGAAAATCAACTAATACTGCGAAAATAGTCATCAATAAATTTGAACATGATTGAGAAAATCCAAAGTAAATGCATGACAATGCACTAAAGACAGATTTGAAATGAGATCAGACTCAGCTGTTTAGGGCTTCACCCTTTTGAGACTGAAAACCCCTAAGGAAAGAGACTGCACAACCTAGGAAGCCTGTGGTACTGCCTCTCTATCTTCATgggaaaaacatgtttttccttatattcagtcTGATCCTCTCTTGTTCCAGTTAATACCCattgtcttttccttcctgacCTCCACTGCAGTGAGAAGCATAGCTCCAGCTCCTCAATGACCTCTCCATAGGCATTGGTAGCTGACGGTAGTTCCTCCCAGAGCTATCTCTGCTCCAGATCCCCAAGCTTCTCCTTAGAGGGCAAGTGTTCCAGCTCTCATGGCTTCAATGCATATAGAGGACTAACTTTTTGCAAGACATTTttactctgtatttctttgaaacagaaaaatgagatgtttgtttctgtgccacTCACTTCTACATTGGAAAAGATGCACGTTGCTAGGCTTCACTAAGATGATGTTCTTGAAATCCACTTCTAGTAATTTTACTGGTAATTCAAAACTTAATGCCAATCTTATCACTTGGTAGTAGCACTCCCTACAAAACTGTATGGATCACACATCTAGATTTTCCCACTTCTCAAGACTTGTTGCAATAGAGTcgagaaaatgctttttaacgAGCCCAGCTGCACAAATAACATGAGTGTGGTAGGCAAAGGCTCTGAAATCATACTTCCTTTCCTAAGTGTTTTTGAAACATATGGTTTCACTCTTACAACTGCttacagataaaaaataataataaaaaaaattcaaatcaCTACCTCTGACATTTCTTCATAGAGTACCAAGGATGACAAAGGTGTCCACAGTGTTAGATGCTATAGGCAGTACTAGTTTGAAATATCCACAATCATTAGTGTTTGCACGTATTCTGATTTGTTATTACTTGCAAGGTGTAGAAAGTACAGTGCTCTTCTTAATTGGAAAtcaatagaaaattaaaacagaaatcacaagGAGTCCTCATTGCTAATAGTAACACACCAGAGTAAAGAGCATATAAAGGCAGAAGAATATGTATGCTTCTGTTAAGCTCCCATCTCCAACTTTTACAGATAAGTATGCTGAATAAAAACGTTTCAGAAGCTGTTAacattacttttaatttcatatcCTTTAAAGAATCAGTCCCTCCTGAAGGCATAGAAGTCGTCTGGAAGTTCAAACTCTGTACAGACATCAAACATGCAAAATTTCTGTTTAATCCTGAAGTGTCTAAGCTTCTGGAAGGAAATGTTGAGTCACTACATAAACAAAGGAAgtcatttgtttcttccttatGTTAATTTTTACACCTACAGTGAAGCATGTATTTTTATGGGCAACAGGTATCtgtgtgtcatggttttatgacaCTGTGTATGGATTTGTTAAGATTGAAGAGTAATACTGCATATTAGACCACACATAAAACAGCTTGCAGtcagggaaaatattttgccaTGATGGAAGagctaaaattaaaatgtttcaaatatatattatttatatttcttggttgacacaaggaaaaaaatatctcagtaCATACAAAGATCCAATCATGTATGTCAGGGAGCCATGGTGGTAAGGTAATCTTTAAATAGATTTTGTAAGCATTTGCAAACGTAAACATCaggatttaaaaaatagaaatataagGTTGTTGatgtctcaaaaaaaaaaattgattttttgctttttaaatggctttttgttttccactgtttttctACTACTAACAAATTTCATCACATTAAGAGCAAAATTATGTTGGCTAGACAAAAAGTATGCCTCACAGTTTGTTAGCAATAGGGATAACGGGATATTTAGTACTTGCATATTGGTGTGACAAGTCAATGAGTCAATGAACCTTTACAGTGGAAGAAGGCTCTGAGGACATGGGTAAGGGCAGTGTGCTCATGAGGAACTCAAGGTGTGAATGACTGACCAAGGTGTTGCGAAGAATTATAAACTTAACACAAGTAGGACTGGAGGTGACATCCACCACACTGGATGAGATAACTAAATCAGTGGCCCAACCAGCTGTGTAAATGACTGCCTCCGAGTAAATCAAGAGTTCAAGGTGTATTCCTGAGTTACTCAGATGGATGTGGGGAGTGTAACATGTGTATATttgcagtgaaacaaaataaataagagctGTGGAGAAGGCAAAGAGCTAGACCTGGTTTCAACCTGTATGTTACTATCTGGGGACTGGGGACACCCAGTGTCATTACAGCAAGCACATAACAGACTGGTAATAAGGATCACAAATGTACTGTGATTCAGCTGTATCTTGCAATTGCACTCTGCTAAATGTATTGTGTTTGCACTGCAAATTAAGCGCATTGCTCCATCACTCTGCTAACTCAAAATTCTGTGTGCCATCAAATATCTTCAAGCAGGTAAACTCTGTATTACACATTAAATCGTTCATGTGTGAAATATCTAAAAGAACCTGGTCAGAGACTATTGGACTTTGACAAGTGGGTGCCACATTTTATGAAGTAATAAAGTAACTAAACggaagtaataaaataattttacaatCATAGAACTCAATAACTGCAATCAttcttcaaaataatattttttttttcacagtctccatttatttatttatagaatcaATACAATTCAGTTACATCAAATGCTGTAAATATCTTCCTCAAATTCTTAGTACACCTTGGATATGGGAGTGCTATTCTGATTGCAAAGAGAAGCACAACAAATGGACCGTTTCTTGAGCAGGTCAGTGACATACCAGTGCATACATGCAAAAACTAAAGGTCACATCTGACAAAGGATCACAGATAGGTTAGCATCCTGCAGGAAGCCAACCTAAATGTGATTCAGTGACTGTAGGTGCTGGAGATGGTCCAACTGGAAATACAACTTGTGGTAAGGTGCATTTACGAATTGACTCACTGACTTTATTTGCCTTAAGTAAAGTGTGTGCAGTCTGGGAGTTAAAGAGCATTCACCACATTCTCTGTGCAGTGCTATTTTGGGCACCACACACAGGGAGTAAATCAAAACACGACACCTTTCCACTATCTGCGGTCACAGAATGTATGTTGAAGCCATACTGTTGGCACAGttcttgttttcaaataattctggtttcagatgcttttcacCACTTCTCCCGTTCTCCTGTATTTATTTACCCGAGGGGAAAAAACCAACATGCTTATTCCAGTCTCTGTTGTGCCTGTCCAGCTAAGTTTGCCCACACTCACAAGACACCAGAACTGCAGAAATTTTGCAGTGCTTATTGAATTCCCACTATTCAGCAGTTCTGCGAGTGTCAGGGCTTATGAAATGTAGCTTTCCAATCTTGCTTGTTTGCAGTGGGATCAGCACAATGTCTACAAACCACTGCTGACtgcttttatcttcatttatgtttctctttacagtttttaactctttctttttttgctctgCCATCACTTTAATGTGAGCAACGATTCCATATAGAATCCCACAATCACTCAATCATTAAGGTAGGAAGAAAAACCGTAAGGCCATCTAGTCTgaccatcaacccatcaccaccatacccactaaAGCATGTCCTTCAGTACCACATCAACACATATCTTGAAGACCCCCAGTGCATTACCattctttttctgagaagaaatttttcctaacatccaaccagAATCTCCCATGGCAGAACAAAATACCATCACTTCTTGTCCTATcagttatgtgggagaagagaccGACCCCCCACatcactacaacctcctttcaggcagttgtagcAAGtcataaggtctcccctgaggCTCCATTTCTCCAAACAgaacaaccccagttccctcagctgctctttatgacttgtgctccagacctttcacagcttcactgcccttctctgaacacaatTCAtggcctcagtgtctttcttgtagtgaagagggtccaaaactgaacacagtactagAGGCATAGCCTCACCAGAGCCAAGAACAGATCTCATGACCAAATACATCTGCACCAATGAAAGCAATGCAGCAAACATCAATACAGAGgtgctggaaagaaagaagtaaggTGTATGCATATCTTCTAGTGATGACTGGTAAGAATGGCAACGCctgcaaggaaagcagaacaATGATTACATAATCAATATGCTGTCAATGAAACACTACTAAAGAAGATGAGGTAATTAATAGTCCTTATGCCACCACTGCTGAATGAAACAGtctcagcagtggtgatgggcAACATAAAGGAGGATACACAGTCTGAACAAAGGTTGTCTATGCCTAATTGATTTAGTCGTATTTAGCACTGGATGAGGTGGGTGGAGAGGTAAAAATAGCCTAAATACCAAATTCCTcacaggtttgttttctttaactgtttTCCAATGTAAGATAAAAGGCTAATACTGCTTACATAAAATTGAGCTTTGTCACACTCACCTACACTGATTTTTGTCTGCTTCCTGTTTTGTCAACAAGGCAACACCAGCTGCAAGGGCGTGTGTATTAGAAAGCATGTACTGGTTTATACCAGAAAGCTGCTTGAGGTTTTCCATGTGGGAATAGACTCCACAGAAGAGGAAGGTGAATTCAGACAAAACAGGACCCAGAGTTCTGGTCATGGTAAGTGATACAaccctgggcagcagctgaggtTGGAGTGACCCTGGGGAGGCAAAAGTCACTGCTCAGCTTTCAAACATAGTAATGCCTGTGTCTGTTGTAACACTGGATTCATCCTATTATTTTCCACCCCATAAGAAAACCACATGTTTCTGTATTCTAGATACACAAATTCATTGCCTGCCTGTAGCAGTTTGCCTCTCTTGGAGCAGTAGGTGTTTCACTGATCTGTAGCAATTCTTACAATGTAAATTTATATTAAGGGAGATTGTATGAAGAGGTCACTCTACATGATCTGCTTAGCTCTAGTAAAAACACTGTTAGGTATTCAAAACTGTTTCCTGATAtttaacatttctgcttttaggGTCATCTCAAGTTGTAACTTAGTCTGAAAGATTGACAGAAAGTGATTTTAGGGATCCTTGAAGTAAAATCTGTGTCAGTGCTTTAGTGTTGTGTTTCTTTACAGAGACAAGAACAGGTCATGTCCTGTTACATACTCCATAACATTATTTCTTATTACCCaaagctgcatttaaaaataactgaaccATTTCTGGTCTATTTCAACGATTAATTGTTGCTGAGCATCTAAGTTGTGAAAAATtgtagaatttattttaaaagtaaaaaaatctgagtatatatttttattttttgtcaagTAGGAAACAAATACTTACTCTGGGGAGATGAGAAATAAGCCAGTGTAAGTTCTTGCAAAATAATCAGAAAGtgccattttcttctcctgattTCTTCCCACAACCTTTGTAAATATTCTCAGACTGTGTTTACATGAAGATGCAGTTTCAGAGTGTTCAGTGGAACAACAGATGCCTAAAccacagagctgggcaggaaagaaaaagtggcCGTCTAAGCATGTTTACTTTCAGGGACAAGGAAGTTCTAACTTGTCCATAACTGGTGACTCATCGTAGCAGGGCTATAAATGTGAAGGTAACTGCTCTCTAACACATCAGGGCTTCAGACTTCAGAAATCCAACACAATGCAACCAAGACTTTCAGCtgtcttcttcttcttgctgGGTCTGTCACTTTGTCTGACAGTCCCTGTTCCTCTTGATGATAGCCATGAATTCACTGAGGAAGATATCCGGTTTGCAGAGGTACAGTATAAATGAATCTGCATGTTTTATAAATAGTTGTGTCGTTATAACTGCATGGAAACTAGGcttatgacttttttttccccttcttagCGCTACCTCAGGACTCACTATGATCTCCGTCCAAATCCCACTGGCATTATGAGGAAGAGTGCCAACACAATGGCCTCTAAACTTCGAGAAATGCAAGCTTTTTTTGGCTTGGAGGTGACAGGAAAATTAGATGAAGAAACATACGAGCTGATGCAGAAACCAAGATGTGGTGTCCCAGATGTGGGGGAATATAACTTTTTCCCTCGAAAACTCAAATGGTCAAAAACTAATTTAACATACAGGTAAATGCATGGCATTTTGAGTGTTCCGTCTTTCCAGGTAACTTGTCGCTTAGTTATCAACTAAATGAAGTTAACGTGAAAAGAGTGTGTTCAAGTTTGACAGAATTTATATTGCAATTTAAAATCCTTGGAGCCCCTTGGAGAGTTTTAGAAAGGTCCCCTAGACTTGTCTTACAGTCCAAGGAAGGAAATCCTGATTTTCTTCCATTGTGCTTTTTCATGTAGTAGAGCTGGTGTGGTGTAAGCCAGTTACTCCTGAGCTGGCCTCCATGTAGACACTCTGAGTACATCCATGGTTCCAAATGAAAAAGGGGTAGGAATCACACATCTCACCTTCAATCCTCGCAGAGCACGGTCATTTAATCTCTCTTGGCTCTGGTTCGGCATCTGCTGCACCTGCATCTGTCCTGGACTAATCTGCCAGAGAGGGAGCTCTCCCACAGCAAGACGGCTTCTCTTTAATAATAACACAGTGTCATCAATAGGGTGTTTCAGTGAGCTGCAGCCTGAGTTTCTTTAACAGATTCCAAATATAAAATTTGAACTCTTTCAGAGATATCAGTCCAGTacctggtaaaaaaaaaaagtattactTTAATGCCAGTGATTCTGTCCCACAAGAATCTCTTTGGATCATGTTTTGTCTCTCCAGAGTGAGGGTCATTAGATATTTTAAATGgcattaaaatagttttaagttaaTTATTTGGCTTAATGAAAAACTGTCATTTTCCTAAATCCTCAGGTACCTGTAAAACTAATTATAGAGATCTATTGAATCATTTTAGATACCTCTTTATAACcacaatgaaaatgtaaaaggttatttttatttcttggagTATTATATGCAACTGTTCAGCTCTATATGTTCAGATAAGAACAGAGGATGGTAACAAGCAAAACTTTTTAATGAAGTGCCCAGTCAGATAAAAGTGTATTAAATGCTTTCTTACATCTGCATAATTTAACGAGAGATATTATTCTGTTTGATAGAATTGTGAGTTACACTTCAGATCTAAGACGTGCTGATGTAGAGAGAGCTTTCAAAAAAGCATTCAAGGTTTGGTCTGATGTGACACCCCTTAACTTCACCAGAATACGAAGTGGCACTGCTGATATCATGATCTCCTTTGGCACTAAAGGTaagacaaaacacatttttcttacattatAGTTATATTGTTGCCAGTTTGATGAGATATAATTGATTTCATTGGTCTGAGTGTTATTTTATAGAACATGGTGACTTTTACCCCTTTGATGGACCTTCTGGATTACTGGCTCATGCCTTCCCTCCTGGTCCAGACTATGGAGGAGATGCCCATTTTGATGATGATGAAACTTGGTCAAATGATTCCAGAGGTGAGAGATTCCTGAGATTATTTCAGATGGTGATGGACAATTTCCAGTTTTTTATGTTTGTAAATGGTTTcgagtttttttttgttttttttttttctgtttactgttCTTTAGGTAATATGTTCACTGTCTACTCATTGGAAACTGGTTTTAATTGCTAATCATAAATGGGAATGTAACATATGCATACCATAGATGTTAAGATATACACATCTTAAGTGGACcagttttttaaaatgccatatTTAATGTGCTCTGTCAGCTTGGCATTTCACTTACAGCTCGTGGACAGCTAGTCAGGAATGGCCTCACTGAATCTTTTAGAAAAAGCATATGCTTCACTCAGCTGGAAGTCAGCTAATTATAACTAACTTGAGAATTCCTCACCTTGCCTATTCAGCAGAGatctttaataaaacaaaacattattttttcacagtgttAGTTCACCTTTCTAGAATTATTGCCATACCAAAACAATGAGTATTTTCCACTGGAAGTGAATTCCCAACAAAATTTTTTCTTGACTTAAGTAGCACTAAGACTTCACCTTAGACCTTTCAGCATTGCTAAGAAATTTCAAGGAATCTAGAGCTGTATACAGATATCTAAGAATCTGCAGCTGTGTCAGATAAAACATAGCTTGAAGACCAGCTATGGGACAGTCAATTAAGCCcttcttaaaacaaatattctaGTAGATGGAAAAAGTCAAGAAATTATACAtcattcttccatttctctctccttcattACCTCTCATTAAATCACAGTGTTAATGCTAATTGAGTAATCCAGTGCAATTTGGCTATGTGGGAAGTATACGCTTACTTCTGTTGTCATTTGTTATAGGGTATAACTTGTTTCTTGTTGCTGCTCATGAATTTGGCCATTCACTTGGACTTGAACACTCCAGAGACCCTGGAGCACTGATGTTCCCAATTTACACATATACTGGAAAATCTGGTTTTGTGCTTCCTGATGATGATGTGCAAGGGATCCAAGAGCTCTATGGTAAGTCTGTATTGTATAAGATATGTATCGCCTGTGTTATCATAACCTCTTACAGATACACTGCACAGTTCCTAAAGGCCTTCAgatgttcagcagcagcagtcatgATTAAGTCCTAATAAGTGAGCTCTTGGCAAGcagaataaaggagaaaagatgctCAGATGTAATAGCTCAGGAGGATAAAAAAGGAAGTAATACTGCAGAGGACTGTTGGTAGCTGTGCTGTTCCTTTGATGAGGTAGGAAAAGAGAGCACACAcagtccttttattttcttacctgAAAAGAGAAGGTGAAACAGGCAGATatagaagagagaaacagaaacatccaGGTTTCAGTGTTTCATCGTGGAAAGAATAAAACTTTTAGAGGACCTTCAGAATAAGGGTAAAGGAAATTAGTCCATTTAATATCTCCACAGCTGAACTACAAAGTCCTTTAGTGTATGTGGctaaaggagagaaagagagaacNTGCACATCTGCTTGTATTCTTCATGACATGTGGGGACATTTCCATACCTACTTAATATTATAAGCCACTGAACAGGAATAAATGTTGGCAAACGTTTATCACACTATATGGTTTCAGGTGCTGGAGGCAGAGATCCCCACCCCAAACATCCCAAAACACCAGAGAAATGTGCTGAAGATTTATCAATTGATGCCATAACAAAACTTCGTGGAGAAATGCTGGTTTTCAAGGACAGGTAAAGAGTCTGCTGTGTGATGGATGGTGGCTACTTGGTAAAATTTGAGTGAAAGAAAGCCAGTTCTATTTTTCACTAAAGATCTgtgtaaatataaaaattcCCATATCAACATAGATGTTTTTAAGAAGTTACATCACATGTGTTTTTAGACAAGACTTGCAATGCAATTACATCCCAGACTTCCCAACAATGTAAAGTGAAGCTTATATGGGTGAAGGCTGCCActgtttcttcacatttttcacttcaCAGGGCTTTTGTAAATGCACATCAATCTACCAACATTTATACTAGATTCAGAAACCTTACATGGAGTGCAATTGTTTCTCTTATTctgaatggaaaagcaaataaataaataaacaaaaacaaaaaaccaaaaacagacaaaaccaaTCAAACAGCACCCCAACTTctctgttattctttttttctgaactagGTTTTTCTGGCGATTGCACCCTCAAATGGTTGAAGCAGaacttgttttaattaaatcctTTTGGCCAGAGCTCCCAAACAAAATAGATGCAGCTTATGAAAATCCCATTAAAGATCTTGTCTTCATGTTTAAAggtgagttttttcttttgttgtagGCAGGAAAATCTACATATTTAGTCAAGGTCAGTGAGAGATGGAGAGGTAATGAATGAAAGTACACAACGTTCTATCTTCCCTACACAAAATACAATGAATGCAGGCTCCACCCCAGGCAAACCTACCTTTCAGTAAGTTAGGTGATTTACAATTAAGCTCCTATGCCTAGGATTACTTTTAGCATGAATAATTTAATATCTACAGAGTATGTGGCCAAAGAATCTGTTAGATATATGAAAATAAGGATTGTAGCATCTTCATTTTATCATTCTCTCAAAACTCAGCCTTTATAAAAGAATAATACATGCTTTATTCCTATTTTCAGGAAAGAAGGTTTGGGCTATGAATGGCTATGACATAGTTGAAGGCTTTCCTAAAAAGATATATGAAATGGGATTcccaaaagaaatgaaaagaatagaTGCAGTCGTCCATATTGATGACACTGGCAAGACCCTCTTTTTTACAGGGAATAAGTACTGGAGGTAAGCTGCTAACAGACTGGTGCTTCTTTTCAATGCCC
The Coturnix japonica isolate 7356 chromosome 1, Coturnix japonica 2.1, whole genome shotgun sequence DNA segment above includes these coding regions:
- the LOC107308401 gene encoding collagenase 3-like, whose translation is MQPRLSAVFFFLLGLSLCLTVPVPLDDSHEFTEEDIRFAERYLRTHYDLRPNPTGIMRKSANTMASKLREMQAFFGLEVTGKLDEETYELMQKPRCGVPDVGEYNFFPRKLKWSKTNLTYRIVSYTSDLRRADVERAFKKAFKVWSDVTPLNFTRIRSGTADIMISFGTKEHGDFYPFDGPSGLLAHAFPPGPDYGGDAHFDDDETWSNDSRGYNLFLVAAHEFGHSLGLEHSRDPGALMFPIYTYTGKSGFVLPDDDVQGIQELYGAGGRDPHPKHPKTPEKCAEDLSIDAITKLRGEMLVFKDRFFWRLHPQMVEAELVLIKSFWPELPNKIDAAYENPIKDLVFMFKGKKVWAMNGYDIVEGFPKKIYEMGFPKEMKRIDAVVHIDDTGKTLFFTGNKYWSYDEETEVMDTGYPKFIEDEFAGIGDRVDAVYQRNGYLYFFNGPLQFEYSIWSKRIVRILHTNSLFWC